The Procambarus clarkii isolate CNS0578487 chromosome 56, FALCON_Pclarkii_2.0, whole genome shotgun sequence genome includes a region encoding these proteins:
- the LOC138353167 gene encoding uncharacterized protein gives MLEIELYEGGDDDIQWLYEGGGDDIQWLYDGGSDDIQWLYDGGSDDIQWLYDGGSDDVQWLYDGGGDDIQWLYEGGGDDIQWLYEGGGDDIQWLYEGGGDDIQWLYEGGGDDIQWLYDGGSDDIQWLYDGGGDDIQWLYDGGSDDIQWLYDGGSDAIQWLYDGGGDDIQWLYEGGGDDIQWLYEGGGDDIQWLYEGGGDDIQWLYEGGEDIQWLYDGGGDDIQWLYEGGGDDIQWLYDGGGDDIQWLYEGGEDIQWLYDGGGDDIQWLYEGGGDDIQWLYDGGGDDVQWLYDGGSDDIQWLYDGGSDDIQWLYDGGSDDIQWLYDGGSDDVQWYEDGGDDIQYSPICACGG, from the exons ATGTTGGAAATTGAG CTGTATGAAGGTGGTGATGATGACATACAGTGGTtgtatgaaggtggtggtgatgacatacAGTGGTTGTATGATGGTGGAAGTGATGACATACAGTGGTTGTATGATGGTGGAAGTGATGACATACAGTGGTTGTATGATGGTGGAAGTGATGACGTACAGTGGttgtatgatggtggtggtgatgacatacAGTGGTtgtatgaaggtggtggtgatgacatacAGTGGTtgtatgaaggtggtggtgatgacatacAGTGGTtgtatgaaggtggtggtgatgacatacAGTGGTtgtatgaaggtggtggtgatgacatacAGTGGTTGTATGATGGTGGAAGTGATGACATACAGTGGttgtatgatggtggtggtgatgacatacAGTGGTTGTATGATGGTGGAAGTGATGACATACAGTGGTTGTATGATGGTGGAAGTGATGCCATACAGTGGTTGTATGATGGTGGAGGTGATGACATACAGTGGTtgtatgaaggtggtggtgatgacatacAGTGGTtgtatgaaggtggtggtgatgacatacAGTGGTtgtatgaaggtggtggtgatgacatacAGTGGTTGTATGAAGGTGGTGAGGACATACAGTGGttgtatgatggtggtggtgatgacatacAGTGGTtgtatgaaggtggtggtgatgacatacAGTGGttgtatgatggtggtggtgatgacatacAGTGGTTGTATGAAGGTGGTGAGGACATACAGTGGttgtatgatggtggtggtgatgacatacAGTGGTtgtatgaaggtggtggtgatgacatacAGTGGttgtatgatggtggtggtgatgacgtacAGTGGTTGTATGATGGTGGAAGTGATGACATACAGTGGTTGTATGATGGTGGAAGTGATGACATACAGTGGTTGTATGATGGTGGAAGTGATGACATACAGTGGTTGTATGATGGTGGAAGTGATGACGTACAGTGGTATGAAGATGGTGGTGATGACatacagtactcacctatttgtgcttgcgggggttga